Within the Flavobacterium sp. N502536 genome, the region CACAAAGTTAAAAAAGCCTAAAGCATACAGCTTAAAGCCTAAAGCAAGAGAAAGAAAATGGAAAGTTTTAGAACAGAAATAGAAAATCCGGTAGTTCAGAAAGAGATTATCGATTTAGAAAAAAAGATTCATTTGTTCCGTGGAGGAAAAATTGATGATGAACGTTTTCGTAGTCTTCGTTTAGCGCGCGGAATTTACGGGCAGCGTCAGGAAGGTGTTCAAATGATTCGTATTAAATTGCCTTATGGTAAAGTAACGAGCGAACAATTGATTCGTATTACAAAAGTTTCTGATGAATATTCTACAGGACGTTTGCACATTACGACACGTCAGGACATTCAGATTCACTATGTAAGTCTGGACCGAACTCCGGAGCTTTGGGCAAATTTGGCTAAAGACGATGTTACCTTACGTGAAGCTTGCGGGAATACCGTTAGAAACATTACCGGAAGCGAGTTAGCAGGTGTAGACGTAAACGAACCGTTTGACGTTTCGCCTTATGCGCACGCCTTATTTCAATATCTGTTAAGAAATCCAATCTGTCAGGAAATGGGACGTAAATTCAAAATTTCGTTCTCATCTTCAGACGAAGATACTGCTTTGAGTTATTTGCATGATTTAGGATTTATTCCAAAAATTGTCAATGGCGAACGTGGTTTTAAAATCATGTTTGGCGGAGGATTAGGTTCTCAGCCGGCTCATGCCGAATTGCTTTCAGAGTTTGTACCGGCGAATCAGATTATTCCAACAGCAGAAGGGATCATTCGTATTTTTGACCGATACGGTGAGCGTGCAAAAAGAATGAAAGCCCGTATGAAATTCTTAATCAAAGAAATGGGAAGAGATGTTTTCCTTGATTTGGTTGAAAAAGAGAAAAAAGCAATCGCTTTTGAAACGTACGAAATTGATACAACTGCTTTTGACGGACCAATTCCGGAGCCGTTATTAGAAGTTCCGCAAGTTACAATTGAAGATACAGCAGCTTATGAAGCCTGGAAAAAATCAAATGTAATCGCTCAGAAACAAGCAGGTTATTATGCTATAGGAATCAAAGTTTTATTAGGGGATTTTTACACCGATAAAGCCAGATTATTAGCTGATTTAATTAAAAACTATGCTGCAAATGAACTTCGTTTTTCATTGCGTCAAAATATTGTAATACGTCATGTGAAAGAAGCAAACTTACCATTCTTCTATCAGGAATTAGCCAAGCTGAACTTTGTTCATTTGGGGTATAATTCAACAGCAGATATTACAGCATGTCCGGGTACAGATACTTGCAATTTGGGGATTGCAAGTAGTACCGGAATTGCAGAAGAATTAGAGAAAGTATTAAGTGCTGAATATCCTCAGTATTTAAACAACCGCGAAATTGAAATCAAAATCAGTGGTTGTATGAATGCTTGCGGGCAGCACAACATGTCG harbors:
- a CDS encoding nitrite reductase, which produces MESFRTEIENPVVQKEIIDLEKKIHLFRGGKIDDERFRSLRLARGIYGQRQEGVQMIRIKLPYGKVTSEQLIRITKVSDEYSTGRLHITTRQDIQIHYVSLDRTPELWANLAKDDVTLREACGNTVRNITGSELAGVDVNEPFDVSPYAHALFQYLLRNPICQEMGRKFKISFSSSDEDTALSYLHDLGFIPKIVNGERGFKIMFGGGLGSQPAHAELLSEFVPANQIIPTAEGIIRIFDRYGERAKRMKARMKFLIKEMGRDVFLDLVEKEKKAIAFETYEIDTTAFDGPIPEPLLEVPQVTIEDTAAYEAWKKSNVIAQKQAGYYAIGIKVLLGDFYTDKARLLADLIKNYAANELRFSLRQNIVIRHVKEANLPFFYQELAKLNFVHLGYNSTADITACPGTDTCNLGIASSTGIAEELEKVLSAEYPQYLNNREIEIKISGCMNACGQHNMSAIGFQGMSINSGKLVAPALQVLLGGGRLGNGAGRFADKVIKIPSRRGPDALRTILNDFNANANGQKFLNYYDEKGEKYFYEILKPLSDVTNLTEADFVDWGNADNYVKAVGVGECAGVVIDLVATLLLEAKDKLTFAQESFDENKWSDAIYHAYAGFVNGAKALLLSENEKTNNHAGIVDLFDTVFITTGKIELATSFRELVYQINTTQPSEAFAKQYIQEGIAFFDTIEKYRAQELENA